One region of Mugil cephalus isolate CIBA_MC_2020 chromosome 17, CIBA_Mcephalus_1.1, whole genome shotgun sequence genomic DNA includes:
- the lrfn5a gene encoding leucine-rich repeat and fibronectin type-III domain-containing protein 5, which yields MERLLLCVMLAVAMAVRAQICPKRCVCQILSPNLATLCAKKGLLFVPPNIDRHTVELRLADNFVTSVKRKDFANMTRLVDLTLSRNTISYITPHAFADLENLRALHLNSNRLTRIANDTFSGMSKLHHLILNNNQLMLIHQGAFNDLLALEELDLSYNNLDSIPWEAIQKMVSLHTLSLDHNMLDFIPEGTFSLLQKLNRLDVTSNKLQKLPPDPLFQRAQVLATSGVMTSTSFALSFGGNPLHCNCELLWLRRLNREDDLETCATPQHLSGRYFWSIPEEEFLCEPPLITRYSHEMRVLEGQRVALRCKARGDPEPAIHWISPEGKLVSNSSRTLVYTNGTLDILISTVKDTGSFTCISSNPAGEAHQTVDLLIIKLPHISNNTNNIQEPDPGSSDISTSTRGGANGSNVTGDVKGGVDKRVVTAEATSSTALIKFNFQRNIPGIRMFQIQYNGSQDDSLVYRMIPPSSKNFLVNNLAAGTQYDLCVLAIYDDVITSLTATRVVGCVQFTTESEYMRCHFMQSQFLGGTMIIIIGGIIVASVLVFIIILMIRYKVCNPGEGSKGVSLSMTNVHSQTNGQQSQGCTVTPSSSKHGGVGLDDLSGGSKKRSGAAAAAGAGGGGGGFEGKDTVTQSSESSLPDCSTATSVLSQPWTARSPGAEDWEKVGEVQACISSPTATTGTLPKPKRKPAPSKPGSACSNASPMPETLPPASSPRPPSSSSSSTTTTTSALLLSTSPGTLENLNTNRNNSTSLNQTPPPPFFPSPFSSPLATPSPVPSTRFRETPILRRAPRTTVSSSSTKYQTLPVEEGGRSRARRRYSLSEGGSKTHSSRQGGGAAPKLGRILRNKRSVSMSGMLLTKDGDGDSDQGRCDSDWILESTV from the exons ATGGAGAGGCTGTTGTTGTGCGTGATGCTGGCTGTTGCAATGGCAGTGAGGGCACAGATCTGCCCGAAGCGCTGCGTATGTCAGATCCTGTCACCCAACCTGGCAACCCTCTGTGCCAAGAAAGGTCTACTGTTTGTGCCGCCCAACATTGACAGGCATACGGTGGAGCTACGGCTGGCTGACAACTTTGTCACAAG CGTGAAAAGGAAAGATTTTGCAAATATGACACGGCTGGTTGACCTAACATTATCCCGAAACACCATCTCCTACATCACACCTCATGCCTTTGCTGATCTGGAAAACCTCAGAGCCCTGCACCTCAACAG TAACCGGCTGACGAGGATAGCCAATGATACATTCAGTGGGATGTCGAAACTTCATCACTTGATTCTAAACAACAACCAGTTGATGTTGATCCACCAGGGAGCATTCAACGACCTGCTggccctggaggagctggacctCAGTTACAATAATCTGGACTCTATTCCATGGGAGGCTATCCAG AAAATGGTCAGCCTTCACACACTGAGTTTAGACCACAACATGTTGGACTTCATTCCGGAGGGAACTTTTTCCCTCCTACAGAAACTCAACCGGCTGGATGTCACCTCCAATAAGCTCCAAAAGCTACCACCAGACCCACTTTTTCAACGAGCGCAG GTCCTAGCAACGTCAGGGGTTATGACATCCACTTCCTTTGCGTTGTCATTTGGTGGCAACCCACTCCACTGCAACTGTGAGTTACTCTGGCTGCGACGGCTGAACAGGGAAGACGACTTGGAGACATGTGCCACACCCCAGCACCTCTCTGGACGATACTTCTGGTCCATCCCCGAGGAGGAATTCCTCTGTGAGCCTCCACTCATCACCAGATACTCACATGAGATGAGGGTCCTCGAAGGGCAGAGAGTCGCGCTCAG GTGTAAGGCAAGAGGTGACCCAGAGCCAGCCATTCACTGGATTTCCCCTGAGGGTAAACTGGTGTCTAACTCCTCCAGAACACTGGTCTACACCAATGGGACTCTGGACATCCTAATCAGCACCGTGAAAGACACCGGCTCTTTCACCTGCATCTCCTCCAACCCCGCCGGAGAGGCTCACCAGACGGTAGACCTGCTTATTATTAAACTCCCCCACATCtccaacaacaccaacaacatccaAGAGCCTGATCCGGGATCGTCCGACATCTCCACCTCAACCCGGGGTGGTGCAAACGGGAGCAACGTGACAGGCGACGTGAAGGGTGGGGTGGATAAGAGGGTGGTGACAGCTGAGGCCACGTCGTCAACCGCACTGATCAAGTTCAACTTCCAGAGGAATATACCGGGAATTAGGATGTTCCAGATACAGTACAACGGAAGCCAGGACGACTCGCTGGTCTACAG GATGATTCCCCCATCAAGCAAGAACTTCCTGGTCAATAACCTGGCAGCGGGGACCCAGTACGACCTCTGCGTGCTGGCCATCTACGACGATGTCATCACCTCTCTGACGGCGACGCGAGTGGTCGGCTGCGTGCAGTTCACCACCGAGTCGGAGTACATGAGGTGTCATTTCATGCAGTCTCAGTTCCTCGGCGGGACTATGATCATCATCATCGGGGGGATAATAGTGGCCTCGGTGCTCGTTTTCATTATCATCCTGATGATACGGTACAAG GTGTGCAACCCTGGTGAGGGCAGCAAAGGCGTTTCATTGTCAATGACCAACGTTCACTCACAGACCAATGGGCAGCAGTCGCAGGGATGCACCGTGACTCCCAGCTCCTCGAAACATGGCGGAGTCGGATTAGACGACCTCTCGGGGGGCTCAAAGAAGAGGagcggagcagcagcagcggcaggagcaggaggaggaggaggaggatttgagGGTAAGGATACTGTGACTCAGTCGTCTGAGTCGTCCCTGCCTGACTGCTCCACAGCCACATCTGTTCTCAGCCAGCCGTGGACAGCCAGGAGCCCTGGAGCTGAGGACTGGGAGAAAGTAGGGGAGGTTCAGGCCTGCATTTCGTCACCCACCGCCACCACGGGTACCCTACCCAAGCCAAAGCGGAAGCCTGCTCCCAGTAAACCTGGCTCAGCTTGCTCCAACGCCTCGCCGATGCCCGAGACCCTGCCCCCGGCGTCCTCCCCTCgacccccttcctcctcctcctcctccaccacgaCCACCACCTCggccctcctcctctccacctcccccgGCACCTTGGAAAACTTAAACACCAACCGCAACAACTCGACCTCCCTCAACCAGACCCCGCCTCCACCCTTCTTCCCCTCGCCTTTCTCCAGCCCGCTCGCCACCCCAAGCCCGGTGCCCTCCACGCGGTTCAGAGAGACGCCCATCCTGCGCCGGGCACCTCGCAccaccgtctcctcctcctccacaaagTACCAGACTCTTCccgtggaggagggagggaggagcaggGCGAGGAGGAGGTACTCGCTCAGCGAAGGAGGCTCAAAGACTCACTCGTCCCGCCAGGGAGGAGGAGCGGCACCTAAACTCGGACGCATACTGCGCAACAAAAGGAGCGTGTCGATGAGCGGCATGCTGCTCACGAAAGACGGGGACGGAGACTCGGACCAAGGCCGGTGCGATTCTGACTGGATCTTAGAAAGCACTGTTTGA